One window of Mangrovibacterium diazotrophicum genomic DNA carries:
- a CDS encoding carboxypeptidase-like regulatory domain-containing protein, translated as MRTALILLSLLILSGSYSTAGESKTRNITGQIVDTETRQPLPDVSVTLDNGSFVLGTLTNSNGQFTLWKIPNSCKNLVISVDGYQSTTVSIEHIKDLKREDGTLLISLQGERQAAKQISLNEKDNEIKKD; from the coding sequence ATGAGAACAGCTCTTATTTTATTGAGCCTGCTGATCTTATCTGGCTCTTACAGTACAGCAGGCGAATCGAAAACAAGAAACATTACCGGTCAAATTGTTGACACCGAGACACGACAGCCACTCCCCGATGTCTCTGTCACACTGGACAATGGTAGTTTTGTATTGGGAACTTTAACAAATAGCAATGGGCAATTCACCCTTTGGAAAATTCCCAATAGTTGTAAAAACTTAGTGATTAGCGTTGATGGGTACCAATCAACGACCGTGAGTATCGAGCATATAAAAGACCTCAAGCGAGAAGACGGTACCTTGCTAATCAGTTTACAGGGCGAGAGACAGGCCGCGAAACAAATCAGCCTGAATGAAAAGGACAATGAAATCAAAAAAGATTGA
- a CDS encoding TAT-variant-translocated molybdopterin oxidoreductase yields MKTYWRSLEELQDPKALRIQEAREEAKQKSLLYKTEGGNGGNSRRDFLKTLGFSLAAASIAASCKRPVEKAIPYLVKPEDITPGKANYYASSYYDAGDYCSVVVKVRDGRPIKIEGNELSPISQSGTSARVQASILNLYDGARNKGPENLSKSITWADADLEVPKALKEISDAGGRSVLLTQTVISPSTKKVIQKFLEAYPGTEWIQYDAISASGMLNANMKSFGQRAIPDYRFDKAKVVVSFAADFLGTWLSPVEYTKQYTSARRLDDGQRDMLRHYQLESHMSLTGSNADVRFPVKPSEEAGMVLALYNAIAAKTGGEQISGVPAIVDVSALADDLLSAKGKSIVISGSNDENIQLFVNAINQLLGNYGETILWNSALLTKKGLDEEMAALNADILAGKVDALMVWGVNPVYDQANGAELEAAIRSLKLSVSFAERKDETARACQYVLPEPNYLESWNDLEPKVGQLSLAQPTISKLFDSRNVQESLLVWTGDSTSYGDFIKSSWESDFYPEQAEYADFRLFWNYTLQKGVFSSASEQTAEYNGDSLAASAAKLPAAKSGLEVVLYESIALGNGKYANNPWLQELPDPLAKISWDNYASVPVAYAEEKGLENESVITVNGLELPVFIQPGQAKDTIAVALGYGRTYAGKVGDGVGKNLFSYVSAENGSRKYSIENASVDVVAGATFPLALSQTHHSMEGRPIVRESNLDEYLAKPNAGNEFHEESEKHHVTLYKEIEFKGHHWGMAIDLNSCTGCGNCAISCQAENNVQVIGKEQVRNRRIMHWIRVDRYYSGDPANPTVSHQPVMCQHCDNAPCENVCPVAATPHSSEGLNQMAYNRCVGTKYCINNCPYRVRRFNWFQYVNNDKFDYNANNDLGRMVLNPDVTVRSRGVVEKCSMCVQRIQDKKLEAKLAGRMLNDGEIKTACQQSCPGSAIVFGDLNNPESKINKLFKDQRNYHLLEELHTLPSVGYLTKIRNKA; encoded by the coding sequence ATGAAAACCTACTGGAGAAGCCTTGAAGAATTGCAAGATCCGAAGGCCTTACGAATTCAGGAAGCCCGGGAAGAAGCCAAGCAAAAAAGCCTGCTTTACAAAACAGAAGGAGGCAATGGCGGTAATTCGCGTCGCGATTTTCTGAAAACATTGGGTTTTAGTTTGGCGGCTGCATCAATTGCAGCGAGCTGTAAACGCCCGGTGGAGAAGGCAATTCCTTACTTAGTAAAGCCTGAAGATATTACACCCGGTAAAGCCAATTACTATGCATCGAGTTATTACGATGCCGGCGATTATTGCAGCGTTGTTGTTAAAGTGCGCGATGGCCGACCGATAAAAATTGAAGGGAATGAATTGAGTCCGATTTCGCAGTCGGGTACAAGTGCGCGTGTTCAGGCTTCTATCCTCAATTTATATGATGGTGCTCGTAATAAAGGACCTGAAAATTTAAGTAAGTCAATCACCTGGGCTGATGCAGACCTGGAAGTTCCGAAAGCTTTGAAAGAAATTTCAGATGCTGGCGGTCGTTCGGTTTTGCTGACACAAACCGTGATTTCTCCTTCTACCAAAAAGGTCATTCAAAAATTTCTGGAAGCATATCCCGGAACGGAATGGATTCAATATGATGCGATCTCTGCGTCCGGAATGCTCAATGCAAATATGAAAAGCTTCGGACAGCGAGCGATTCCAGATTACCGTTTTGATAAAGCAAAAGTGGTGGTGAGTTTTGCCGCCGATTTCCTCGGAACTTGGTTGTCTCCGGTTGAATATACCAAACAATATACTTCGGCTCGTAGGCTGGACGACGGGCAGCGCGATATGTTGCGCCACTACCAACTCGAGTCACACATGTCGCTGACTGGCTCAAATGCTGATGTCCGCTTTCCTGTAAAACCTTCGGAAGAAGCGGGAATGGTGCTGGCATTGTACAATGCTATTGCCGCTAAAACAGGTGGCGAACAGATTTCGGGTGTGCCTGCTATTGTTGATGTCAGCGCATTGGCTGATGATCTGCTGTCGGCAAAGGGGAAATCGATTGTCATTTCAGGCAGCAACGACGAAAATATTCAGCTGTTCGTAAACGCGATAAATCAACTGTTGGGAAACTACGGCGAAACCATTTTATGGAATTCAGCCTTATTAACGAAAAAAGGGCTGGACGAAGAAATGGCTGCATTAAATGCCGATATCCTGGCTGGTAAAGTAGATGCATTGATGGTGTGGGGTGTAAATCCTGTTTATGATCAGGCTAACGGTGCGGAACTGGAAGCTGCAATTCGAAGCCTGAAATTGTCGGTTTCCTTTGCTGAACGAAAAGACGAAACGGCTCGCGCTTGTCAGTATGTTTTGCCGGAACCCAATTATCTTGAATCCTGGAATGATCTGGAACCGAAAGTTGGGCAGTTGAGTTTGGCGCAACCGACAATTTCAAAGTTGTTCGATTCAAGAAATGTTCAGGAAAGCCTGTTGGTGTGGACGGGAGACTCGACATCTTACGGCGATTTCATCAAATCGAGCTGGGAAAGCGATTTCTACCCGGAACAAGCAGAATATGCTGATTTCCGCCTGTTCTGGAATTATACGCTTCAAAAAGGTGTATTCAGTTCTGCAAGCGAGCAAACGGCAGAATACAATGGAGACAGTTTGGCTGCATCAGCCGCTAAATTGCCAGCTGCAAAATCGGGTCTTGAAGTGGTTCTTTATGAGAGCATCGCTTTGGGGAACGGAAAATATGCCAACAATCCCTGGTTGCAGGAATTGCCTGACCCGCTTGCCAAAATCAGCTGGGATAATTACGCTTCGGTTCCTGTGGCTTATGCCGAAGAAAAGGGACTGGAAAACGAGAGTGTGATCACGGTGAACGGATTGGAATTGCCTGTGTTTATTCAGCCGGGCCAGGCCAAAGATACCATCGCAGTTGCTTTGGGATATGGTCGTACTTATGCCGGTAAAGTTGGTGATGGTGTTGGAAAGAATCTTTTCAGCTACGTGTCGGCAGAAAATGGCTCGCGAAAATACAGCATTGAGAATGCTTCGGTGGATGTCGTAGCCGGTGCAACTTTCCCATTGGCGCTGTCGCAGACACACCACAGTATGGAAGGACGCCCGATTGTTCGCGAGTCCAACCTGGATGAGTACCTGGCGAAGCCGAATGCCGGCAACGAATTCCATGAAGAAAGCGAAAAGCATCATGTCACACTTTATAAAGAAATTGAATTCAAAGGGCACCATTGGGGTATGGCCATCGATTTGAACTCGTGCACTGGTTGCGGAAATTGTGCCATTTCCTGTCAGGCTGAGAATAATGTTCAGGTGATCGGGAAGGAGCAGGTTCGGAATCGCCGCATTATGCACTGGATTCGCGTGGACCGCTATTATTCCGGTGATCCGGCTAATCCGACGGTTTCTCATCAACCGGTTATGTGTCAGCATTGTGACAACGCGCCATGTGAGAACGTTTGTCCGGTGGCTGCTACTCCGCACAGTTCCGAAGGTCTGAACCAAATGGCTTACAACCGCTGTGTCGGAACAAAATATTGTATCAACAACTGTCCTTACCGGGTGCGTCGTTTCAATTGGTTCCAGTATGTGAACAACGACAAGTTCGATTATAACGCAAATAATGATTTGGGCAGAATGGTGCTGAATCCTGACGTAACCGTTCGTTCTCGCGGGGTCGTTGAGAAATGCTCGATGTGTGTTCAGCGGATTCAGGATAAAAAGTTGGAAGCCAAGTTGGCGGGCCGCATGCTAAATGATGGTGAAATCAAAACGGCTTGTCAGCAATCATGTCCTGGTAGTGCCATCGTATTTGGCGATTTGAATAACCCTGAAAGCAAGATCAACAAACTGTTCAAGGATCAACGGAATTATCATTTGCTTGAAGAGTTACACACGTTGCCATCAGTTGGATATTTAACTAAAATCAGAAATAAAGCCTAA
- a CDS encoding c-type cytochrome, which yields MNLNKGIKLLTAILVIAGASSCDHDRNNPGYQYFDDMVKSPAYETYTPNPNFEDGKSMQPTIAGTVPRGFMHYPFQKTDEDRVKAGLTFHNPLEPTTANLERGKEVFTIYCSSCHGDKGDGQGRLYTSKKFSYPPANLLSEKVRTIPDGEIYHVISVGWGIMAEHGSMLAPDDRWKAVLYIRDELQKN from the coding sequence ATGAACCTGAACAAAGGAATTAAATTACTGACCGCCATCCTCGTTATTGCAGGAGCAAGTTCCTGCGATCACGATCGGAATAACCCCGGTTATCAGTACTTCGACGATATGGTCAAATCGCCGGCTTACGAGACTTACACGCCGAACCCGAATTTCGAGGACGGGAAAAGTATGCAGCCGACCATTGCGGGAACTGTACCCCGTGGCTTTATGCATTATCCGTTTCAGAAGACCGACGAGGATCGTGTGAAAGCCGGTTTGACATTTCACAACCCGCTGGAGCCGACAACAGCCAATTTGGAACGAGGGAAAGAAGTGTTTACAATCTATTGTTCGAGCTGTCACGGTGATAAAGGAGATGGACAAGGACGGTTGTACACGTCGAAAAAATTTTCCTATCCACCGGCGAATTTGCTTTCGGAGAAAGTCCGCACCATTCCTGATGGCGAAATCTATCACGTCATCTCCGTTGGATGGGGGATTATGGCTGAGCACGGTTCGATGCTGGCGCCGGATGATCGATGGAAAGCGGTGTTGTACATCCGCGATGAGTTACAAAAAAATTAG
- a CDS encoding quinol:cytochrome C oxidoreductase, producing the protein MIDEKFVVPKNLKLITYGLIAIGIVSFALGFFTDPGRAWANYLLNNFYFVSIAVGAAFFISIQYIAQAGWSAAFKRIPEAMAAYLPFAAVLFLLLLFGVHSLYEWSHEEEVATDHLIQHKSVYLNLPFFAVRIVLFFGLWIFLTKWMRKVSLQEDADGGLAYFQKSEHLSRIFIFVVAVSFSAFSVDMLMSLQVHWFSTIFAAKMFISAFQHGAAVITLIVIILHKYGYLQVLNRSHLHDFTRYMFMLAIVWGYFTFAQFMLIWYGNIPEETSYYVHRWHGAFGILFYASIILNWFIPFLFLMPRSNSRSKMVMVPVIVLLMIGQYVELYYEIWPATIHEPKFGLLEIGSWLGFVGLFTLVVITYLAKASLIPRNHPYIEESVHHHF; encoded by the coding sequence ATGATCGACGAAAAGTTTGTAGTACCCAAGAATTTGAAGTTAATCACTTACGGATTGATTGCTATTGGGATTGTTTCCTTTGCTCTTGGTTTTTTTACCGATCCCGGAAGGGCATGGGCAAATTACCTGCTCAATAACTTCTACTTCGTGTCTATCGCCGTAGGAGCTGCGTTCTTTATCAGCATTCAGTACATAGCGCAGGCGGGGTGGTCAGCAGCCTTTAAGCGGATCCCTGAAGCAATGGCTGCTTATTTACCATTTGCTGCTGTGTTGTTTCTCCTGCTACTTTTCGGTGTACATTCGTTGTACGAATGGTCGCACGAGGAGGAAGTCGCAACAGACCATTTGATTCAGCATAAATCTGTGTATTTGAATTTGCCGTTTTTCGCTGTTCGCATCGTTCTTTTCTTTGGCCTCTGGATTTTTTTAACCAAATGGATGCGGAAAGTCTCATTGCAGGAAGATGCGGATGGTGGCCTGGCTTATTTTCAGAAATCGGAACACTTGTCGCGGATTTTCATATTTGTAGTTGCAGTATCTTTTTCTGCCTTTTCGGTCGATATGTTGATGTCGCTACAGGTTCACTGGTTTAGCACTATTTTTGCCGCAAAGATGTTTATTTCTGCGTTTCAGCACGGTGCTGCAGTGATTACCTTGATCGTTATTATCCTTCACAAATATGGCTATTTGCAAGTGCTTAATCGTTCTCATTTGCACGATTTCACCCGTTACATGTTCATGTTGGCCATTGTTTGGGGATACTTCACTTTTGCCCAGTTTATGCTGATTTGGTACGGCAATATTCCCGAAGAAACTTCTTACTATGTGCATCGCTGGCATGGGGCATTCGGAATTTTGTTTTACGCGAGCATCATTCTAAACTGGTTTATTCCGTTCCTGTTTCTGATGCCGCGAAGTAATTCGCGCAGTAAAATGGTTATGGTGCCGGTGATTGTACTGCTGATGATAGGTCAGTATGTTGAATTGTATTACGAAATCTGGCCCGCGACCATTCACGAACCGAAATTTGGCTTGTTGGAAATTGGTAGTTGGCTCGGCTTTGTCGGACTGTTTACGCTGGTTGTGATCACTTACCTGGCGAAAGCCAGTTTAATCCCGCGTAACCATCCGTACATAGAAGAAAGTGTTCATCATCATTTTTAA
- a CDS encoding DUF3341 domain-containing protein, whose product MVGVFDNEFDLVKAFEKVKAKGVKVDEVYTPYPIHEILEGMGKKTHITHAAFFYGLFGALSVLGGMYYAAVVSWPLNFGGKPFNTFPSFLVVTIVATILIVTITTLFTFSARARIFPGKTAKIVHPGATNDKFVIVLKSAEPGFEAAEIEKILKENGATEIIK is encoded by the coding sequence ATGGTAGGAGTATTTGATAACGAATTTGATTTGGTGAAGGCTTTTGAGAAAGTGAAAGCCAAAGGCGTAAAAGTCGACGAGGTTTATACGCCGTATCCCATTCACGAAATACTGGAAGGAATGGGCAAAAAGACGCACATTACGCATGCTGCGTTTTTCTATGGCTTGTTCGGTGCGTTGTCGGTTTTGGGCGGAATGTATTACGCTGCCGTAGTCAGCTGGCCATTGAATTTCGGTGGAAAGCCGTTCAATACCTTCCCATCATTTTTGGTAGTGACAATTGTCGCTACCATCCTGATTGTGACCATTACAACGCTGTTTACTTTCTCTGCACGAGCAAGAATATTTCCGGGTAAGACAGCAAAGATTGTTCATCCCGGAGCCACAAACGATAAGTTTGTAATTGTGTTGAAGTCGGCTGAACCGGGATTCGAGGCAGCCGAGATTGAGAAAATACTGAAGGAAAACGGGGCGACAGAGATCATCAAATAA
- the nrfD gene encoding NrfD/PsrC family molybdoenzyme membrane anchor subunit has translation MYKTSIRGKLIDGNKSLSKISQDILAPIDAKTPRWWYIAMTISTAMFGWGLYCKYVTISTGIGTWGVNNTVGWGWAIINFVWWIGIGHAGTAFSIFLLILRQKWRTAINRAAEAMTVVAVGCAGLFPLLHMGRPWLFFFIFPYPNTRGPLWVNFNSPLFWDFVAISAYLLISASFWYFGMVPDFATIRDTTKSKIKKAVYGFFAFGWTGSSKEWLRFEALSFVLGGIAAVLVVSVHSIVSTDFAVSVEPGWHTTIFPPYFVVGAIFSGFAMVLTLVTLMRKLYNMTDFITDSHVDAVCRILIFISLIMGTAYLTEIFMAWYSGSPYEMYTFFHNRVTGEYAFQFWAMFTCNALIPQLFWFKTVRSKLWIVFIISIFINIGMWYERFNIVITSLTKNYLPANWASYSPSIIEIGFFIGTLGMFSLGVLLFFRYIPMIAVSEVKSVSKFNEEMQPNEHH, from the coding sequence ATGTATAAGACATCGATTAGAGGAAAGCTCATTGACGGAAATAAGTCACTGTCGAAGATTTCGCAGGACATTCTGGCTCCGATAGATGCCAAAACTCCCCGTTGGTGGTACATTGCCATGACGATTAGCACGGCCATGTTCGGTTGGGGATTGTATTGTAAATACGTGACTATCTCGACCGGTATCGGTACCTGGGGTGTGAACAACACCGTCGGTTGGGGATGGGCGATTATCAACTTTGTATGGTGGATTGGTATCGGACACGCCGGAACAGCCTTCTCCATCTTCCTGTTGATTTTGCGCCAAAAATGGCGGACAGCTATCAACCGTGCAGCGGAAGCGATGACCGTTGTCGCCGTGGGTTGTGCCGGTTTGTTCCCGTTGTTGCACATGGGGCGTCCCTGGTTGTTCTTCTTCATTTTCCCATACCCGAACACGCGTGGTCCGTTGTGGGTGAACTTTAACTCACCGCTGTTTTGGGACTTTGTGGCGATTTCAGCCTACTTGCTCATATCAGCTAGTTTCTGGTATTTCGGTATGGTGCCCGACTTTGCGACGATTCGCGACACCACCAAGTCGAAAATCAAAAAAGCTGTTTATGGCTTCTTTGCTTTCGGATGGACAGGCTCATCCAAAGAGTGGTTGCGCTTCGAAGCACTGAGCTTCGTGTTGGGTGGTATCGCTGCCGTTTTGGTAGTTTCGGTTCACTCGATCGTATCAACCGACTTCGCCGTTTCCGTAGAACCCGGATGGCACACCACGATTTTCCCGCCATACTTTGTGGTTGGGGCAATTTTCTCTGGTTTCGCCATGGTGTTAACCTTGGTGACTCTGATGCGAAAGTTGTATAATATGACTGATTTTATCACAGACTCGCACGTTGATGCAGTTTGTCGTATTTTGATATTTATCTCCTTGATCATGGGAACAGCCTATCTGACTGAGATTTTCATGGCCTGGTATTCCGGATCTCCCTACGAAATGTACACCTTCTTCCACAACAGGGTGACGGGCGAATATGCCTTCCAGTTCTGGGCGATGTTTACCTGCAATGCTTTGATTCCACAGCTATTCTGGTTCAAAACGGTGCGGAGTAAATTATGGATTGTGTTCATCATCTCTATATTCATCAATATTGGTATGTGGTACGAGCGTTTCAACATCGTCATCACATCATTGACGAAGAACTATTTGCCAGCAAACTGGGCAAGTTATTCACCTTCCATCATCGAGATCGGATTCTTTATTGGAACACTCGGGATGTTTTCACTGGGCGTGTTGCTGTTCTTCCGCTACATCCCAATGATTGCGGTTTCTGAGGTGAAGAGCGTGTCTAAGTTTAATGAAGAAATGCAACCTAACGAACATCATTAA
- a CDS encoding cation transporter — MKLKAILLILAVALFAACSNSAKQATEPTEEAPVKPVEVVYHVEGMTCDHCEESIQKGVTALPGISLVEANHEDSTTKVIYDPSKTDEKAIAEAIAQRGYTVVPN; from the coding sequence ATGAAATTAAAAGCCATTCTACTAATCCTTGCCGTCGCCCTGTTTGCAGCTTGCTCAAACAGTGCCAAACAAGCAACTGAACCAACAGAAGAAGCGCCAGTAAAACCTGTTGAAGTTGTCTATCATGTTGAAGGCATGACTTGCGACCATTGCGAAGAAAGCATCCAAAAAGGAGTAACAGCACTCCCTGGTATTAGCCTGGTTGAAGCGAATCACGAAGATTCAACAACAAAGGTGATTTACGATCCTTCGAAGACCGATGAAAAAGCAATAGCTGAAGCAATCGCTCAACGAGGCTATACGGTGGTTCCGAACTGA
- a CDS encoding cytochrome c3 family protein: protein MKLTSPPRPVSRYLTLASVLTFLLLLSSSIPAFSADEHGLIDGHSHDEIKRGERFFKGLLPFNFKGPSCVSCHNMTPTDTLNWNPSAYAIAVKYADRDFESFKASIEQPVGNMLTKVHAGINIEDEDLKTVKAYLDNMAMTGPKPVKPSINNLLIFLFFGMLITWALLELIFFRKIKYRFIPVLVLLGSLGYQGKVVSEEAIRLGRSPGYAPDQPIKFSHKVHAGENGIDCKYCHHTAESSKSAGIPAMNLCMNCHVLIREGTNSGKFEIAKIVDAVENQKPIQWVRLHNLPDHVFFSHAQHVGVAKIDCQKCHGEVQEMSIMKQSADLSMGWCVNCHRETDVKFKENGYYETYAKMHEEMEIGDLQAVKAQDIGANDCMRCHY, encoded by the coding sequence ATGAAACTAACGTCGCCTCCTAGACCTGTGTCCAGGTACCTAACTTTAGCTTCCGTATTGACCTTTTTGCTTCTTCTAAGTTCGTCTATCCCAGCTTTTAGTGCCGATGAGCATGGCTTGATTGATGGTCATTCTCACGATGAAATAAAACGAGGCGAGCGATTTTTCAAAGGACTGCTACCCTTCAATTTTAAAGGACCATCTTGTGTCTCTTGTCATAATATGACACCAACCGACACGCTTAACTGGAATCCTTCGGCATATGCTATTGCGGTAAAATATGCTGACCGCGATTTCGAATCTTTCAAAGCATCGATCGAGCAACCTGTTGGCAATATGCTTACGAAGGTACACGCCGGAATAAATATCGAAGATGAAGACCTAAAAACGGTAAAGGCTTATTTGGACAATATGGCAATGACTGGACCGAAACCGGTTAAACCAAGTATCAACAACCTGTTAATCTTCCTTTTCTTCGGGATGCTGATTACCTGGGCGCTTCTGGAACTGATTTTCTTCCGAAAAATAAAATATCGTTTTATCCCGGTTCTCGTTTTACTTGGATCGTTGGGATACCAGGGAAAAGTAGTTAGCGAAGAGGCAATTCGTCTGGGACGATCTCCCGGCTATGCTCCCGACCAACCCATCAAATTTTCGCACAAAGTGCACGCCGGTGAAAACGGTATCGACTGTAAATATTGTCACCACACGGCAGAGAGCAGCAAGTCTGCGGGTATTCCGGCCATGAACCTTTGTATGAACTGTCACGTGTTGATTCGTGAAGGCACAAATTCCGGAAAATTCGAGATTGCCAAGATCGTTGATGCGGTGGAAAATCAAAAGCCGATTCAGTGGGTGCGACTGCACAACCTGCCTGACCATGTTTTCTTTAGTCATGCGCAGCACGTCGGCGTGGCCAAAATCGATTGTCAAAAATGTCACGGTGAGGTGCAGGAAATGAGCATCATGAAGCAAAGCGCCGACTTGTCGATGGGCTGGTGCGTGAATTGTCACCGCGAAACCGATGTGAAATTCAAGGAAAACGGTTATTACGAAACATACGCCAAGATGCATGAAGAAATGGAGATTGGCGATTTGCAGGCTGTCAAAGCGCAGGATATTGGTGCTAATGACTGTATGCGCTGCCACTATTAG
- a CDS encoding DUF302 domain-containing protein, translated as MKKTSVMFLAGIITGILISLGLVFLLAPKLMFSVSESKYDFATTKALIEKATPENKWSMPHQYDLQATMKKHGFDVKAVTVYSICKPDIAVKILGADDNRHISAMMPCRIAIYEKADGKTYIARMNAGLLAKLLGNEVNAVMGDAETGSEKILEQVIKK; from the coding sequence ATGAAAAAGACAAGTGTTATGTTTTTAGCAGGTATTATCACAGGAATTCTAATCAGCCTGGGGCTGGTTTTCCTATTGGCTCCCAAACTGATGTTTTCAGTTAGTGAAAGTAAATACGACTTTGCGACAACCAAAGCATTAATTGAAAAGGCAACGCCGGAAAATAAATGGAGCATGCCGCACCAGTACGATCTGCAGGCAACCATGAAAAAGCACGGTTTTGACGTTAAAGCCGTAACCGTATACTCGATTTGCAAGCCAGATATTGCTGTCAAAATACTTGGGGCCGACGATAATCGTCACATCTCGGCAATGATGCCCTGCCGGATTGCCATTTACGAAAAAGCCGATGGCAAGACCTACATTGCCCGGATGAATGCAGGCTTACTTGCAAAACTATTGGGAAACGAGGTTAATGCCGTGATGGGAGATGCCGAGACCGGAAGTGAAAAAATACTGGAGCAAGTCATCAAAAAATAA
- a CDS encoding protoheme IX farnesyltransferase: protein MSKNSIRDYIKIVLELGKARISLPVALSALTGYVLFSGSIGSPGWYLFAGVFLVSCSSGAINHWQEYKTDAMMPRTKNRPIPSGKVSPSFALIVAIAYFVAGSIILGMHFSIAAWAAAVVTLASYNGLYTPLKKVTAFAVVPGSLVGALPPYIGWLAAGGSITSPLIFLVASFFFIGQIPHFWLLLLMFGKEYSLAGYPSLHAIFSENQIKRLSYTWILATIGSALLIALKVFIGRTTMFILMFYIFYLLFSSTIEIFAKKDLRVRPTFFKLNFLYLFMMIALIVDSIFHRS, encoded by the coding sequence GTGAGTAAAAACAGTATTCGCGACTATATTAAAATCGTTCTTGAACTGGGCAAAGCGCGTATCTCTTTGCCCGTTGCTTTATCTGCACTAACCGGTTACGTTTTATTTTCCGGTTCAATTGGCTCCCCTGGCTGGTATCTTTTCGCTGGTGTCTTCCTGGTTTCGTGTAGCTCGGGAGCTATCAATCACTGGCAGGAATACAAAACCGACGCGATGATGCCGCGTACCAAAAACAGGCCAATACCGTCGGGCAAGGTTTCTCCGTCGTTTGCCTTGATTGTTGCTATCGCTTATTTCGTTGCCGGCAGCATTATTCTCGGGATGCATTTCTCGATTGCGGCCTGGGCTGCAGCAGTGGTAACCTTAGCCTCCTACAACGGTCTTTACACCCCATTGAAAAAAGTTACTGCTTTCGCAGTGGTGCCTGGTTCGTTGGTTGGTGCGCTTCCGCCCTACATTGGCTGGCTGGCTGCCGGTGGATCGATTACCAGTCCGCTAATCTTTTTGGTGGCTTCTTTCTTCTTTATCGGGCAGATTCCACACTTCTGGTTGTTGCTGCTCATGTTCGGAAAAGAATACAGTTTGGCCGGTTATCCGAGTTTACATGCGATCTTCTCCGAGAATCAAATCAAACGTTTAAGCTACACCTGGATATTGGCAACTATCGGTTCTGCCCTGCTAATCGCGTTAAAAGTATTTATCGGGCGGACAACCATGTTCATCCTGATGTTCTACATCTTTTACCTGCTATTCTCGTCGACTATTGAAATATTCGCTAAAAAGGACCTGCGGGTGCGACCTACGTTTTTCAAACTCAATTTTTTATACCTGTTTATGATGATCGCTTTGATCGTGGACAGTATTTTTCACCGCTCCTGA